Part of the Prunus dulcis chromosome 8, ALMONDv2, whole genome shotgun sequence genome is shown below.
GGTGCATTTGATTgatgaaatcatcaatctGCTTGTGAAATGGTTCAGTAAACgtcttgattttgatttgaaatgTACATCAACATTGTGCCCTGACTTTGGGGAGAAGAAGTTGAGACGCAGGTTAGAATGTGCTTCAAGGATGAATGTCGTGAAACTGAATCACGTAGAGTATAATGTTGTGGATGGTGATATGGATGGCCAAGTACATTTGATGAATAACACTTGCAGTTGTAGGAAGTTTCAGCTTGAGCAACTACCTTGCAAGCATGTAGTTGCAGTTTGTCGTTTCTTGAAACTAAATGTATACTCCATGGCTTCTCGTTATTACACTCAAAATACATGGTTGGATGCTTATTCAGGTAACATCTACCTGGTACAGCCTCAAGAGCTGTGGATTATTCTTGAAGATGTCCAAAGTAGAGTTGTGCGTCCTCCTAATGCAAAGGTCATGCCAGGTCGACGAAAGAAGCTAAGGATTCTGTCACAAGGAGAGGATATCCTAAGGAGAAAATGCTCAAGGTGCAGTGGCACATGCCACAATAAAAGCACTTGTAAAAACAATGTTCCACTACCTCATGTTGGACATACATTATGAATTGTGTTGGTTTGTTATGGAGTGTGAATTTGAATTGTATTTGTATTGGGTTTGGTGTTCTGTGGATTGTGaatttgttaaattttcaTAATTCGGTATGTATTGCGTATTCTATGTGCTACATTGTTGTTAAAATCTGTCATTTTTGGGCCTATATTgtgtattcaaattttttggtTCAGTGGGTCGAATCAGGGGTGGGTATGCCATTCTCATCCCTATCCCCACCTTCATTCATGCAATACAGACTTAATAAAAAAGGGGATATACGAAGGCAATTCACTAGCAATATACAAGCAATAAAGGGCTATACAATGGCAATACACATAGTCCTATAAATTTATTCCAACAcagacttgaaaaaaaaaaaaatatatatacaggGGCAATGCAGTAGCAATACACAAGCAATAAAGGGCTATACAATGGCAATACACATACTCCTATAAATTTATTCCAACACAgacttgagaaaaaaaaaaaagatatacgAGGGCAATATAGTAGCAATACACAAGCAATAAAACGCTATACAATGGCAATACACAAACTCCATACTCCCCCTATAAATTTATTCCAACagacttgaagaaaaaaaagatatacgGGGGCAATACAGTAGCAATATGCAAGCAATAAAAGGCTATACAATGGCAATACAAAAACTTCATAATCTCCCTATAAATTTATTCCAAcagacttaaaaaaaaaaaaggatatacGGGGGCAATACACAAGCAATAAAGGGCTATATGTGTGCAATACATATCTGTCATGGCATTTGCCAATTAAATCACTGATTTGGttacatttgtattttttttttctttgcaagGGGAACGATAAATCATGGAAACTAGAGATTGACAAATTTATTTCTAACTTGACTTTCATCTTGACAAATTTATTTCTAACTTGACTTTCATAAATTGATGAACTAACAATGTTATCTCATTACATCTTAAGATATACATAAGAAagtgacaaaaaaataaaaaatttacatcTCCTCTTGGTCGGGAATTTTAACACATTAGCAAAATTCAAAGACATCTACTCTTAGAATCGAATTTAAGCTGAAAGTTAGCAATTTTGTCCTCA
Proteins encoded:
- the LOC117612283 gene encoding uncharacterized protein LOC117612283, with amino-acid sequence MDGRRYNVMTTNIAESINSVLRFARMLPVVHLIDEIINLLVKWFSKRLDFDLKCTSTLCPDFGEKKLRRRLECASRMNVVKLNHVEYNVVDGDMDGQVHLMNNTCSCRKFQLEQLPCKHVVAVCRFLKLNVYSMASRYYTQNTWLDAYSGNIYLVQPQELWIILEDVQSRVVRPPNAKVMPGRRKKLRILSQGEDILRRKCSRCSGTCHNKSTCKNNVPLPHVGHTL